A single Leptospira kirschneri serovar Cynopteri str. 3522 CT DNA region contains:
- a CDS encoding vitamin B12-dependent ribonucleotide reductase — protein MKMNRHFTVPQNGGSPTIQWTKRNSKITNPDGSKVFEANNILVPEDWSQVAVDILAQKYFRRKGVPKYLKKVQEDGIPEWLQKSIPDTEKLESLKPEDRFGGETSALEVFHRLAGCWTYWGYKYKYFSDEESAKIFYDEIVYMLATQMAAPNSPQWFNTGLNWAYGIDGKSQGHYYVDPSTGKLIKSTSAYEHPQPHACFIQSVDDDLVNEGGIMDLWVREARLFKYGSGTGTNFSNLRGENEPLSGGGKSSGLMSFLKIGDRAAGAIKSGGTTRRAAKMVCLDVDHPDIENFIDWKVTEEKKVASLVTGSMLNNRHLNAIMSACYEMEGEDRFNPKKNSSLKKTIQDAKKVLIPDNYIKRVIDLARQGYKEILFEELTTDWQSDAYNTVSGQNSNNSIRLTNEFMTAVEQDQPWNLYFRTEKEKAKTEGRKAKPSQTLRARELWEKISYAAWASADPGTQYHTTINEWHTCPEDGPINASNPCSEYMFLDNTACNLASANLQKFVNLETLNFDVEGFRYLCKLWTIILEISVTMAQFPSKEIAELSYKFRTLGLGYANLGSVLMVLGIPYDSQEAMAITGAISSIMHMTAYATSAEMAKEQGPFAGYAKNQEHMLRVIRNHRRAAYNAPSSDYEGLTITPIGINPAFCPSYMLKAAQEDADLALSLGEKYGFRNAQVTVIAPTGTIGLVMDCDTTGIEPDFALVKFKKLAGGGYFKIINQSVPYGLKKLGYSPSEIEAIVNYCKGHATLNGAPVINTQTLKEKGFTNEILEKVETSLPLAFDINFAFNKFNLGENFLTKNLGISKEVFDSPGFSLLEHLGFTKEDINKANDYVCGTMTIENAPFLKEKDYPVFDCANKCGKYGKRFLSYESHIRIMAAAQPFISGAISKTINLPEEAVIEDIKNAYFLSWKMMIKANALYRDGSKLSQPLNSVLELLNGIEIDDQEEIREATISKDPVQIAEKIVTKYISHRRKLPSRRAGYTQKAIVGGHKVYLRTGEYEDGQIGEIFIDMHKEGAAFRSLMNAFAISVSLGLQHGVPLEEYVDAFTFFKFEPNGIVSGNKHIKMSTSVIDYIFRELAITYLGRYDLGRYDLGQVAPEDLRGDEIGSKRATAESNGQEKETFGSTATVVEPTPKKEVETISYSQMISKEKPSLSPSGISLLEEVKLAKIKGYTGDSCSECGSFEMVRNGSCLKCMSCGATTGCS, from the coding sequence ATGAAGATGAATCGCCATTTTACGGTTCCTCAAAACGGTGGGTCGCCCACAATTCAATGGACAAAACGAAATTCCAAAATTACCAATCCAGACGGATCAAAAGTTTTTGAAGCAAACAATATCCTCGTTCCAGAAGATTGGTCTCAAGTTGCAGTCGATATTTTGGCACAAAAATATTTCCGGAGAAAAGGAGTCCCAAAATATCTCAAAAAAGTACAAGAGGATGGAATTCCGGAATGGCTACAAAAATCGATTCCTGATACCGAAAAATTAGAATCCCTAAAACCGGAAGATCGTTTCGGTGGAGAAACCAGTGCATTAGAAGTTTTTCATAGACTTGCAGGCTGTTGGACATATTGGGGGTACAAATACAAATACTTTTCCGACGAAGAAAGCGCCAAAATTTTCTATGATGAAATTGTATATATGCTCGCGACTCAAATGGCGGCTCCAAATTCTCCTCAATGGTTTAACACCGGTCTAAATTGGGCTTATGGAATTGATGGAAAATCTCAAGGTCATTATTACGTGGACCCTTCCACGGGTAAACTGATCAAGTCCACTTCTGCTTACGAACATCCTCAACCTCACGCTTGTTTTATTCAAAGTGTAGATGATGATCTAGTCAACGAAGGTGGAATCATGGACCTTTGGGTACGGGAAGCCCGTCTATTTAAATACGGCTCTGGTACTGGTACCAACTTCTCTAATTTAAGAGGAGAAAACGAACCTCTTTCGGGAGGAGGAAAAAGCTCTGGTCTCATGAGCTTTTTAAAAATTGGAGATAGAGCCGCAGGTGCAATCAAATCTGGTGGCACTACCCGTCGTGCAGCAAAGATGGTTTGCCTAGACGTAGATCACCCCGACATAGAAAATTTTATCGATTGGAAAGTAACGGAAGAGAAAAAAGTAGCCTCTCTTGTAACCGGTTCGATGTTAAATAACCGTCATCTCAATGCGATTATGTCAGCCTGTTACGAAATGGAAGGAGAAGATCGTTTTAATCCGAAAAAAAACTCCTCTCTGAAAAAAACCATTCAGGATGCAAAGAAAGTTCTCATTCCAGATAATTATATCAAACGTGTAATCGATCTTGCCAGACAAGGATATAAAGAAATTCTTTTTGAAGAATTGACCACAGACTGGCAGTCAGACGCCTACAACACGGTTTCCGGTCAGAACAGTAATAACTCAATCCGTCTTACAAACGAGTTTATGACTGCGGTAGAACAAGACCAACCTTGGAATCTTTATTTTAGAACCGAAAAGGAAAAGGCAAAAACGGAAGGACGTAAGGCGAAACCTTCTCAAACTCTTCGGGCTAGAGAACTTTGGGAAAAAATTTCCTACGCGGCTTGGGCGAGTGCAGATCCCGGAACTCAATATCATACTACGATCAACGAATGGCATACTTGTCCGGAAGACGGTCCGATCAATGCATCTAACCCCTGCTCCGAATATATGTTCTTAGATAATACTGCTTGCAACTTAGCGTCTGCAAATTTACAAAAATTTGTAAATTTAGAAACTCTAAACTTCGACGTGGAAGGTTTTCGTTATCTTTGTAAACTTTGGACGATCATCCTTGAAATTTCAGTGACCATGGCTCAATTCCCTTCTAAAGAAATTGCGGAACTTTCTTATAAATTCCGTACATTAGGTCTTGGTTATGCGAATTTAGGTTCCGTTCTTATGGTTCTTGGAATTCCTTACGATTCTCAAGAAGCGATGGCAATCACAGGCGCCATTTCTTCCATTATGCACATGACCGCCTATGCTACTTCTGCAGAGATGGCAAAAGAACAAGGCCCATTTGCAGGTTATGCTAAAAACCAAGAACATATGCTTCGTGTTATTCGAAACCATAGAAGAGCTGCTTATAACGCTCCTTCTAGCGATTATGAAGGTTTGACCATTACTCCTATAGGAATCAATCCAGCCTTCTGCCCTTCTTATATGCTCAAAGCGGCACAAGAAGACGCAGATCTAGCTCTTTCTCTCGGTGAAAAATACGGATTTAGAAACGCACAAGTCACTGTAATTGCACCTACCGGAACCATTGGTCTTGTGATGGACTGCGATACCACTGGAATAGAACCGGACTTTGCTCTTGTGAAGTTTAAGAAACTTGCGGGTGGTGGTTATTTTAAAATTATTAACCAATCCGTTCCCTATGGTTTAAAGAAGTTAGGTTATTCACCTTCCGAAATAGAAGCGATCGTAAATTATTGTAAAGGACACGCCACCTTAAACGGTGCACCCGTGATCAATACACAAACTCTGAAAGAAAAAGGTTTCACAAACGAAATTTTAGAAAAAGTAGAAACGTCTCTTCCTCTTGCATTTGACATCAATTTTGCATTCAATAAGTTTAACTTAGGGGAAAACTTTTTAACTAAAAACTTAGGAATCTCAAAAGAAGTTTTTGACTCTCCCGGCTTTTCTCTTTTAGAACATCTTGGTTTTACCAAAGAAGACATCAACAAAGCAAACGATTACGTCTGTGGAACGATGACAATCGAAAACGCTCCCTTTTTAAAGGAAAAAGATTATCCTGTATTTGATTGTGCCAATAAATGTGGAAAGTATGGAAAGAGATTTCTTTCTTACGAGTCTCATATTCGAATTATGGCCGCAGCTCAGCCCTTTATCAGCGGAGCAATCTCTAAAACGATCAATCTACCGGAAGAAGCCGTAATCGAAGATATTAAAAACGCTTATTTTCTTTCTTGGAAGATGATGATCAAAGCGAATGCACTTTACAGAGACGGTTCTAAACTTTCTCAACCCCTGAATTCTGTATTAGAACTTTTGAATGGAATTGAAATAGACGATCAAGAAGAAATCAGAGAAGCTACAATCTCTAAAGACCCGGTTCAAATCGCGGAAAAAATAGTTACGAAATATATTTCTCACCGCAGAAAACTTCCGAGCAGAAGAGCCGGTTATACCCAGAAGGCAATCGTAGGCGGTCATAAGGTTTATTTAAGAACCGGAGAATATGAAGACGGCCAAATCGGAGAAATTTTCATCGATATGCACAAAGAAGGAGCCGCGTTTAGAAGTTTGATGAACGCGTTTGCAATCTCAGTTTCACTTGGATTACAACACGGAGTTCCTTTAGAAGAATACGTGGATGCATTCACTTTCTTTAAGTTTGAACCAAACGGCATCGTCTCCGGCAACAAACACATCAAGATGAGCACCTCCGTAATCGACTATATCTTTCGAGAATTAGCAATTACTTATCTAGGAAGATACGATCTAGGAAGATACGATCTAGGACAAGTAGCTCCGGAAGATTTGAGAGGAGACGAAATCGGCTCTAAACGCGCCACTGCTGAGTCAAACGGTCAGGAAAAAGAAACGTTCGGCTCAACAGCAACAGTTGTAGAACCCACTCCTAAGAAAGAAGTAGAAACCATTTCTTATTCTCAAATGATTTCCAAAGAAAAACCATCTTTGTCTCCTTCTGGAATTTCTCTTTTAGAAGAAGTCAAGCTCGCAAAAATCAAAGGTTATACTGGAGATTCTTGTTCCGAGTGTGGTTCTTTTGAAATGGTACGTAATGGTTCTTGTTTGAAATGTATGTCCTGCGGTGCAACCACCGGATGTTCTTGA
- the gspN gene encoding type II secretion system protein GspN, translated as MKKEKEFPEEIALTPEEEEFLTLELQEEEVVSRFTFKQKLILIGTGIFSFLIFTVWLFPLDEIVRSSLYSSSAKTGTIINFRDLSISVLGNVTLDSLEVTTSSNLKIKAEEAVLKTSLLGLIKKKFDGKFKLVSLKIDTENGPLAKIRNFEGKGKFDNLDQGISRINGTLDLEIPAGQSSGMIQELPEIPLLGELKNITVKKFLTKVNLQGGNLIFNDFTLDTSIARFDITGNIRLSENMSFSQLNLRICLELDRNFALERQDIADILTLLEKQSGSKCIPVMGTINKPDVKIPGLTGPPPISGSL; from the coding sequence ATGAAAAAAGAAAAAGAGTTTCCGGAAGAAATCGCTCTGACTCCCGAAGAAGAGGAGTTTTTGACTCTCGAACTCCAGGAGGAAGAAGTTGTCTCTCGTTTTACGTTTAAACAAAAATTAATACTGATCGGAACTGGGATTTTTTCATTTCTCATTTTTACGGTTTGGCTTTTTCCTTTGGATGAAATTGTACGTAGTTCTTTGTATTCTTCATCCGCAAAAACCGGAACGATTATTAATTTTAGAGATTTGAGTATTTCCGTTTTAGGAAATGTAACTTTGGATTCTCTCGAAGTCACAACTTCTTCCAATCTTAAAATCAAAGCGGAAGAGGCGGTTCTAAAAACTTCTTTGTTGGGTTTGATTAAGAAAAAATTCGATGGTAAGTTTAAATTGGTTTCCTTAAAAATTGATACCGAAAACGGACCTTTGGCAAAAATACGTAATTTTGAAGGTAAAGGAAAATTTGATAATTTAGACCAAGGTATTTCCAGAATAAACGGAACTTTAGATTTGGAAATACCTGCAGGACAGTCTTCAGGAATGATTCAGGAACTTCCGGAAATTCCGCTTTTAGGTGAATTGAAAAATATAACGGTTAAAAAATTTCTTACTAAAGTGAATCTTCAAGGTGGAAATTTAATTTTCAACGATTTTACGTTAGACACATCGATTGCACGTTTTGATATTACTGGAAATATTCGATTATCGGAAAATATGTCCTTTTCTCAACTAAATCTTAGAATTTGTCTAGAACTCGATCGCAACTTTGCTTTGGAAAGACAAGATATAGCAGATATATTGACTCTTTTAGAAAAACAGAGCGGAAGTAAATGTATTCCTGTGATGGGGACTATTAACAAACCGGATGTAAAGATTCCAGGACTGACTGGGCCACCGCCAATTTCTGGAAGTCTTTAA
- a CDS encoding cell division protein FtsA, translating to MFIYDQFLAVDYGTNTIKGVLFQKVLGKLTILRSEIMSISHGEEEEYRHNVLRFINSYFPGETSILLNLPLDRLFVRELHIPLTTVKAIREVIPFEVESRIPFPMETVEVTGNIWRIDQEKSDVIAYSAHHSELDFITAPFLDSNIVFRGLFVDSVSLSSVITQHSNKEIQSKNCTQVDIGGRVTILNILSDGKVAHTRYISMGGDTLTDQISSDLKIPFEKAEAIKLSLQFEPFSEEDDDLNLFAKEFKLKEADIKKAFQSTEKFLEKLSSEIQRSIVSMNETERPEVLYLSGGGSKIRGIESFFTDSIGLIAHRYDFLPLNGDSFATCLGMGYHFGFSKKDKVDFIDTPHVKRINKNILNLDQFRHHLIFSGISLFILITVFFVGIVVDKRKLSASDKMLAEKFQKGFGRPAPEDEDILEYAAKLKNEEKKKTEIYRLYLSKPSILDILFELSMNFPSADMQPFQLDQFDYDQDLVKIGGRVNEFSEIGVVQRSLEKSTMFKDIEIVDKKLMQGVKNYKVSFIIKMKVTNKSTAEESF from the coding sequence ATGTTTATTTATGATCAATTTCTCGCAGTCGATTATGGAACGAATACAATCAAAGGTGTTCTCTTTCAAAAAGTTCTAGGAAAGTTGACCATTCTTCGTTCTGAAATCATGAGTATTTCTCATGGAGAAGAAGAAGAGTATAGGCATAATGTTCTTCGTTTTATCAATTCCTATTTTCCAGGTGAGACCAGTATTCTTTTAAATCTTCCTTTGGACCGTCTTTTTGTGAGGGAACTTCATATTCCTCTAACGACTGTAAAAGCAATTCGAGAAGTAATTCCATTTGAAGTAGAAAGTAGAATTCCATTTCCCATGGAAACAGTGGAAGTAACTGGAAATATCTGGAGAATCGATCAGGAAAAATCGGACGTGATCGCGTATTCTGCGCATCATAGCGAATTGGATTTTATTACCGCACCGTTTTTAGATAGTAACATCGTATTTCGAGGTTTGTTTGTAGATTCAGTTAGTCTTTCTTCCGTTATTACACAACATTCTAATAAAGAAATTCAAAGTAAGAACTGCACTCAAGTAGATATAGGCGGAAGAGTTACTATCTTGAATATTTTGAGCGATGGAAAAGTTGCACATACAAGATACATTTCAATGGGAGGGGACACTCTGACGGATCAGATTTCTTCCGATCTCAAAATCCCTTTTGAAAAAGCGGAAGCGATTAAACTTTCACTTCAATTCGAACCTTTTTCGGAAGAAGACGACGATCTCAATTTATTCGCGAAAGAATTCAAACTCAAAGAGGCGGATATTAAAAAGGCATTTCAAAGTACAGAAAAATTTTTAGAAAAACTTTCTTCCGAAATTCAAAGAAGTATTGTATCTATGAATGAAACCGAAAGACCAGAAGTTTTATATCTTTCGGGCGGTGGGAGCAAAATCCGCGGAATTGAATCTTTTTTTACCGATTCCATTGGTTTGATTGCTCATAGATATGATTTTCTTCCTTTGAACGGAGATTCCTTTGCCACTTGTTTAGGAATGGGGTATCATTTTGGTTTTTCTAAAAAAGATAAAGTAGATTTTATCGATACACCTCACGTAAAGAGAATTAATAAGAATATTCTAAACTTAGATCAGTTCAGACATCATTTGATTTTCTCCGGAATTTCTTTATTCATTTTAATTACCGTTTTTTTTGTAGGAATCGTAGTAGATAAACGTAAACTCAGTGCGAGTGATAAAATGCTCGCGGAAAAATTTCAAAAAGGTTTTGGTAGACCTGCTCCCGAAGACGAGGATATATTAGAATATGCTGCTAAACTTAAAAACGAAGAGAAGAAAAAAACGGAGATCTACAGACTTTACTTAAGTAAACCTAGCATTTTAGATATTTTATTTGAACTTTCTATGAATTTTCCCTCTGCGGACATGCAGCCGTTTCAACTGGATCAGTTTGATTATGATCAGGACTTGGTCAAGATCGGAGGAAGAGTGAACGAATTCAGTGAGATCGGTGTAGTACAAAGATCTTTGGAAAAATCTACTATGTTCAAAGACATAGAGATTGTGGATAAAAAATTGATGCAGGGTGTCAAAAATTATAAAGTCTCTTTTATTATTAAGATGAAAGTCACCAATAAGTCAACCGCTGAGGAGTCTTTTTAA
- a CDS encoding general secretion pathway protein GspK: MKLLRFLEFFLSNIQILLKTKPKISKEIITGKFLTKCKSSHKFEVVSRFLIGFHHFVRLQIFRFYNWLCEFPQFQFLERILNWVQKNFTFKTKENSWRILYSYQFRKSREGFMVVILVMAIGTASFYTATEFGERSLGERRIAQADADGFRALLLAKAGFQGALGALKKIPEEYLYKSGIALNPPPLPLGGGTIYYKISSEDGKINLNSLLNQDDNQQNLRSVEMLSRLFDHFGIKREKIFPIFDWMDTDLQETGGGAEDGYYSSLKPPRKNKNSFMYSISELVSVKGFDRATVYGSLKPADFDQKYSKAFQSEEERALIGDSDFVLANNVTAYIPSGQNSDDRINLNGAPYFVLMSLSDFMTKQAAMRILKFKLEQGGFIKELKDLEKFQEFQIPTSGGLTLYKELAGEGTEVSGGRVKTKGEIFRIVAVGQVGKTIRRITGIFDLTNNQMLYYMED; this comes from the coding sequence ATGAAACTCTTGCGTTTCCTGGAATTCTTTTTAAGTAATATTCAAATTTTATTAAAAACAAAACCCAAAATCTCAAAAGAAATTATAACTGGTAAATTTTTAACAAAGTGTAAGAGTTCCCACAAATTTGAGGTAGTTTCCCGTTTTTTAATTGGTTTCCATCACTTTGTTCGTTTACAGATTTTTCGTTTTTATAACTGGCTGTGTGAGTTCCCACAGTTTCAATTTTTAGAACGAATTCTCAATTGGGTCCAAAAGAATTTCACTTTCAAAACAAAAGAGAACTCTTGGCGAATTCTATATTCTTATCAGTTTAGAAAATCCAGAGAAGGTTTTATGGTCGTAATTTTAGTAATGGCGATCGGAACCGCTTCGTTTTATACCGCTACTGAATTCGGAGAACGTTCCTTAGGTGAAAGAAGAATTGCACAAGCGGACGCAGATGGATTTAGGGCGCTCTTACTGGCCAAGGCTGGTTTTCAAGGTGCTTTGGGTGCGCTTAAAAAGATACCAGAAGAATACCTTTACAAAAGTGGAATTGCACTCAATCCTCCACCTCTACCCTTGGGAGGTGGAACGATTTATTATAAGATCAGTTCAGAAGACGGAAAGATCAATTTGAATTCTCTTTTGAATCAAGATGATAATCAGCAAAATCTTCGCTCCGTCGAAATGCTTTCCAGACTTTTTGATCACTTTGGTATCAAACGGGAAAAGATTTTTCCAATTTTTGATTGGATGGATACGGACCTTCAGGAAACAGGAGGAGGAGCGGAGGACGGATATTATTCTTCTTTAAAGCCTCCTAGGAAAAATAAGAATTCTTTTATGTATTCTATTTCGGAATTGGTTTCCGTAAAGGGTTTTGACAGAGCTACAGTTTACGGTTCTTTAAAACCAGCGGATTTTGATCAAAAATATTCCAAAGCGTTTCAATCGGAAGAAGAAAGGGCATTGATCGGAGACAGTGATTTTGTATTGGCAAATAACGTAACCGCATACATTCCTTCGGGACAAAACTCGGATGATAGAATCAACTTGAACGGTGCACCATATTTTGTTTTGATGTCTTTATCCGATTTTATGACCAAACAAGCCGCCATGAGAATTCTAAAATTCAAATTGGAGCAGGGTGGTTTTATCAAAGAACTAAAGGATCTGGAAAAATTTCAGGAATTTCAAATTCCTACGTCAGGTGGATTGACTCTTTATAAAGAACTTGCCGGAGAAGGAACCGAAGTTTCCGGAGGAAGAGTCAAGACCAAAGGGGAAATTTTTAGAATCGTAGCAGTTGGTCAAGTAGGGAAAACGATTCGAAGAATTACTGGGATTTTTGATCTTACTAACAATCAAATGCTCTATTACATGGAAGACTAA
- a CDS encoding type II secretion system protein GspJ, translated as MSIVVMILGVIFTGIFSTYYTALRISRESSSPGGAAKRDILLAMENVRSTISMTYFHQNQRRLIFIGKNEGRGVVRKDRLDFAATHPNSEEVSLPEVREVSFYLKPMPDDSNYNLLIRREDEMVDRYPKSGGTEYTLLTHVKSFQLKYSRTGTKWEDEWDSKLTKAIPRLIRIELIVNSGKKEVRYETLAFPGILFK; from the coding sequence ATCTCGATTGTAGTAATGATTTTAGGCGTGATCTTCACTGGAATTTTTTCCACCTATTATACCGCTCTTAGAATTTCCAGAGAATCTTCTTCTCCCGGAGGTGCAGCTAAAAGGGATATTTTACTCGCAATGGAAAATGTACGAAGTACGATTTCCATGACGTATTTTCATCAAAATCAAAGAAGATTGATTTTTATCGGTAAAAATGAAGGCAGAGGTGTGGTCCGTAAGGATCGATTGGATTTTGCGGCTACTCATCCTAATTCCGAGGAAGTTTCCTTACCGGAGGTGCGTGAAGTTTCTTTTTACTTAAAACCTATGCCGGACGATTCTAATTATAATCTTTTAATACGCAGAGAGGACGAGATGGTGGATCGTTATCCTAAATCGGGAGGAACGGAGTACACTTTATTGACTCACGTAAAAAGTTTTCAACTTAAGTATTCTAGAACCGGAACGAAATGGGAAGACGAGTGGGATTCTAAACTTACTAAAGCAATTCCTAGGCTGATTCGAATCGAGTTGATCGTAAATTCAGGGAAAAAGGAGGTCCGCTATGAAACTCTTGCGTTTCCTGGAATTCTTTTTAAGTAA
- a CDS encoding type II secretion system protein has protein sequence MITNNSSLKIFVSRLSIRRGFNLIEVSIALALAGIAMTYTYMVISNGIKQQRMATVISNAVHLAKIKMAQIDSVSVLQSDKTSGDIPGYPGYGFETSINEEDMDLLKLSGKDSQKPEDLLGGRDSEMNKLIMRRSGQASQGAATAGIIRVFRIKVTIKYPTGSGTESYTAETFKSAQY, from the coding sequence ATGATAACGAACAACAGCAGCCTTAAAATTTTTGTTTCTAGACTTTCGATTCGAAGAGGTTTTAATTTAATCGAGGTTTCTATCGCACTTGCATTAGCCGGAATTGCAATGACATACACTTACATGGTGATTTCAAACGGGATCAAACAGCAAAGAATGGCTACGGTGATCTCAAACGCGGTTCATTTAGCTAAAATTAAAATGGCTCAGATTGATTCTGTATCTGTACTTCAGTCCGATAAAACCTCGGGGGATATTCCTGGTTATCCGGGTTACGGTTTTGAAACCTCGATCAATGAGGAAGACATGGACCTTTTGAAACTTTCTGGAAAGGACAGTCAAAAGCCGGAAGATTTACTTGGAGGTAGAGATTCGGAGATGAATAAATTGATCATGAGAAGGTCTGGTCAAGCTAGTCAAGGAGCAGCTACTGCGGGGATTATCCGGGTTTTTAGAATCAAAGTTACGATCAAATATCCCACTGGCAGTGGAACCGAATCTTACACAGCGGAGACGTTTAAGTCTGCACAATATTAA
- a CDS encoding prepilin-type N-terminal cleavage/methylation domain-containing protein has protein sequence MKVRNIRKGFTLIELIVVIAILAGLISILASTAANFIIPSGNDAAQTLKQAAEFCYRKSILTNTTMVLELDIDNDTYSIKKLVRDESGIKEVLVFKPQKLPYTSEIIDITDIRGFRYTKGIIKVPYTYLGISADYSVHLGSDPSIYRTLILYRYGGKVSVVEGEQFHTSSNLATDKNWKEQDDNEQQQP, from the coding sequence ATGAAAGTTAGAAATATCCGGAAAGGATTTACTCTGATCGAGTTGATCGTGGTTATCGCGATCCTCGCGGGGTTAATTAGTATTCTTGCAAGTACCGCTGCAAATTTTATTATCCCTTCGGGAAATGACGCGGCGCAAACCTTAAAACAAGCCGCCGAGTTCTGCTATCGAAAATCCATTCTTACGAACACCACGATGGTTTTAGAATTGGATATAGACAATGATACTTATTCCATCAAAAAGTTGGTTCGAGACGAAAGCGGAATTAAAGAGGTTTTGGTTTTTAAACCTCAGAAACTTCCTTATACTTCCGAAATTATAGATATAACCGATATTAGAGGTTTTAGATATACGAAAGGAATTATTAAAGTTCCATATACCTATCTCGGGATCTCGGCGGATTACAGCGTACATTTAGGAAGTGATCCTTCCATTTATAGAACCTTGATTCTTTATAGATACGGTGGAAAGGTTTCCGTTGTGGAAGGCGAACAGTTTCATACTTCTTCAAATTTGGCAACCGATAAGAATTGGAAAGAACAAGATGATAACGAACAACAGCAGCCTTAA
- the gspG gene encoding type II secretion system major pseudopilin GspG: MNLSKLKRKYRKGLTLIELAVVVIILGALIALVYSNFRPGEISDDTAALKLKKDAYELQSHLERYAQRYGTYPSDEQGLEALVEKPTTGDVPEDWKPILTKKAAINDPWGTTYKLKRDVNGEIQIVTMGKDKKEGGEGKNADFNILNEDEYPSDFRRK, from the coding sequence TTGAATCTGTCCAAATTAAAAAGAAAATACAGAAAAGGTCTAACGCTGATCGAACTCGCAGTTGTGGTGATCATCTTAGGCGCTTTGATCGCTCTTGTTTATTCCAATTTTCGTCCGGGTGAAATCAGCGACGATACCGCCGCTCTCAAACTAAAAAAAGACGCCTATGAACTTCAGTCACATTTAGAAAGATACGCACAACGTTATGGAACTTATCCTTCCGATGAACAGGGACTTGAAGCCTTGGTGGAAAAGCCTACTACGGGAGACGTTCCTGAAGATTGGAAACCTATCTTGACTAAAAAAGCCGCAATCAACGATCCTTGGGGAACTACCTATAAGCTTAAGAGAGACGTAAACGGAGAAATTCAAATCGTAACCATGGGTAAGGACAAAAAAGAAGGCGGAGAGGGTAAGAATGCCGATTTTAACATCCTCAACGAAGACGAATATCCTTCCGATTTCCGTAGAAAATAA